Proteins from a single region of Oreochromis niloticus isolate F11D_XX linkage group LG7, O_niloticus_UMD_NMBU, whole genome shotgun sequence:
- the st8sia2 gene encoding alpha-2,8-sialyltransferase 8B, which yields MPLVFRTLLFGFVTLLVVLLIIDDIAEVEEETANIGHSKKMNLHRLIPKPHRKAAVHVNPTALTTASAETYRHRPIYNNTVKHSSNSWTFNKTLSHLIRKNILRFLDPERDISILKGTLKPGDIIHYVFDRHSTTNISENLYRLLPTISPMKNQHYRRCAIVGNSGILLNSSCGPEIDSHDFVIRCNLAPVEEYFQDVGWRTNLVTMNPSVVQRAFQDLVTDEWKERFLRRLRSLSGSVLWIPAFMAKGGEERVEWALRLILLHTVDIRTAFPSLRLLHAVRGYWLTNNVHIKRPTTGLLMYTMATRFCEEIHLYGFWPFPLDPQGKPVKYHYYDTLKYEYTSSSSPHTMPLEFRTLSTLHRQGALRLHTGVCGIQQRPQKDLQSK from the exons ATGCCGCTTGTATTCCGCACACTGTTGTTCGGCTTTGTAACGCTGCTGGTTGTGCTTTTGATAATTGATGATATTgcagaagtggaggaagaaaCTGC AAATATTGGACATTCAAAGAAGATGAACTTGCACCGGCTCATCCCCAAACCACACAG AAAGGCTGCAGTACACGTAAACCCCACTGCTTTGACAACAGCGAGCGCGGAGACATATCGTCACCGTCCAATCTACAATAACACTGTCAAACACTCGTCAAACAGCTGGACTTTCAATAAGACCCTCTCCCACCTCATCAG GAAAAACATTCTGAGATTCCTCGACCCGGAGAGAGACATCTCGATTCTGAAGGGCACGCTGAAACCGGGAGATATCATCCACTATGTTTTTGATCGCCACAGTACCACAAACATCTCAGAAAATCTCTACCGTCTCTTGCCAACAATATCCCCCATGAAAAACCAGCATTACAGGCGCTGTGCCATCGTGGGCAACTCCGGGATCCTTCTGAACAGCAGCTGTGGGCCTGAGATCGACTCTCATGACTTTGTTATCAG GTGTAACCTGGCACCGGTGGAGGAATACTTTCAGGACGTGGGATGGCGGACCAACTTGGTGACCATGAACCCATCAGTAGTGCAGCGAGCCTTCCAGGACCTGGTCACCGATGAGTGGAAGGAGCGCTTCTTGCGGCGTCTTCGAAGCCTCAGCGGCAGCGTGTTGTGGATCCCAGCCTTCATGGCCAAGGGGGGAGAGGAACGCGTGGAGTGGGCACTGCGTCTCATCCTGCTGCACACCGTAGACATACGCACCGCCTTTCCATCGCTGCGCCTTCTCCATGCCGTCAGAGG GTATTGGCTGACGAACAACGTCCACATCAAACGTCCGACCACCGGCCTCCTCATGTACACAATGGCCACTCGCTTCTGCGAGGAGATCCACCTTTACGGCTTTTGGCCCTTTCCACTCGACCCGCAAGGCAAACCGGTTAAATACCACTACTACGACACCCTCAAATATGAGTACACCTCCAGCTCGAGTCCTCACACCATGCCTTTGGAGTTCAGGACCCTGAGCACATTGCACAGACAGGGGGCGCTACGGCTCCACACTGGGGTTTGTGGCATCCAGCAGAGACCACAGAAAGATCTCCAGAGCAAATAG